One part of the Bacillus sp. FJAT-27916 genome encodes these proteins:
- a CDS encoding putative polysaccharide biosynthesis protein: protein MSSKLIRGTFILTIGMVFSKMLGLFYVIPFNKIVGTEGIALYGFAYTPYTIFISIATAGVPMAVAKFVAKYNAMGEYAIGRKLFESGQKVMMMTGVFAFLLMYVTAPGLASVMETQSYSVEEVTTVIRSVSFALILVPSQSLFRGFFQGNESMGPTAVSQVIEQIVRIIFMLAGAYIVLNVLGGSIVPAMGVAVFSAFVGAVAGLVVLLWYWRKRKGHLDALLKKSKNEVDISMGAIYKEILLSSIPFIFVGLAMPLFQMVDTLTFNRAMVSIGLAEITDTAFGVLNVTSQKLVLIPMTLATAFSLSIVPSVTKSFVEKKWTLYNQQLTETFQVLLFLLIPAVTGMSVLADSVYGSFYGFSELGSSVLAVYAPVTILFAMFSVTAAIMQGINQQRFTVLSLLTGLLVKLSINIPLIRMFETNGAVYATGLGFLVAILINLYIIHYFSGYKPGLVLRRSLLALLIAAVMAVVVKLLDILLAGWLGSGGQMIAVMRVAITIPVGVLVYFLLSYKTGLLQAVFGEKTDALMRKFRIKK from the coding sequence ATGTCATCGAAACTGATTAGAGGCACCTTTATTTTGACTATTGGCATGGTTTTTTCGAAAATGCTCGGATTATTCTATGTCATTCCCTTTAATAAAATCGTAGGAACCGAAGGCATTGCCTTATATGGGTTTGCCTACACTCCTTATACGATTTTCATTAGCATCGCAACTGCTGGGGTTCCGATGGCTGTAGCAAAATTTGTAGCAAAGTATAATGCGATGGGTGAATATGCAATCGGGAGGAAGCTGTTTGAGTCAGGTCAAAAGGTCATGATGATGACTGGGGTATTTGCCTTTCTGCTCATGTATGTTACTGCTCCTGGACTAGCTTCTGTCATGGAGACGCAGTCCTATTCAGTCGAAGAGGTGACTACGGTTATCAGGTCAGTCAGCTTTGCCTTGATTCTTGTCCCATCCCAAAGCTTGTTCCGGGGGTTCTTCCAAGGAAATGAATCAATGGGACCGACAGCTGTCTCCCAAGTTATTGAGCAAATTGTTCGCATCATTTTCATGCTTGCGGGAGCTTACATTGTCTTGAATGTACTTGGTGGAAGTATCGTACCCGCGATGGGGGTAGCCGTGTTTTCGGCATTTGTTGGAGCCGTTGCCGGGCTTGTTGTTTTACTTTGGTATTGGCGGAAGCGGAAGGGGCATCTTGATGCTTTGCTTAAGAAAAGCAAAAATGAAGTGGACATCTCAATGGGAGCCATCTACAAGGAAATTCTCCTTTCATCAATTCCCTTCATTTTTGTCGGTCTTGCGATGCCACTTTTCCAAATGGTTGATACGCTCACCTTTAACAGGGCAATGGTATCGATTGGGCTTGCTGAGATTACCGATACGGCTTTTGGTGTGTTGAACGTGACCTCGCAGAAGCTCGTTCTCATTCCCATGACGCTAGCTACAGCGTTTTCACTATCCATCGTGCCAAGTGTGACAAAATCATTTGTGGAGAAGAAATGGACGTTATACAATCAACAATTAACTGAAACATTCCAAGTGCTTTTATTCTTGCTTATTCCAGCAGTTACGGGGATGAGTGTTCTTGCAGACAGTGTTTACGGATCCTTCTACGGTTTCTCTGAACTTGGTTCTTCTGTTTTAGCCGTCTATGCGCCTGTAACGATATTATTCGCGATGTTCTCTGTGACCGCAGCTATCATGCAGGGAATTAACCAACAAAGGTTTACCGTTCTTAGCTTATTGACAGGTTTACTCGTGAAGCTAAGCATAAATATTCCTCTTATCCGGATGTTTGAGACAAATGGAGCGGTATATGCGACAGGTCTGGGATTCTTAGTTGCTATTCTGATTAATCTATATATAATTCATTATTTTTCAGGATACAAGCCAGGTCTTGTCCTTCGCCGGTCCCTCCTTGCGCTCCTTATTGCTGCTGTGATGGCTGTTGTTGTTAAATTGCTCGATATACTCCTAGCTGGATGGCTGGGCTCTGGCGGCCAGATGATTGCGGTGATGCGTGTAGCCATTACGATACCAGTCGGGGTTCTTGTCTACTTCCTTCTCTCTTATAAGACAGGCCTTCTCCAGGCGGTATTTGGAGAAAAGACGGATGCTCTGATGCGTAAGTTTCGTATAAAGAAATAA
- a CDS encoding pseudouridine synthase, giving the protein MRIDKLLANSGFGSRKDVKKLLKSGAVLCNEKKITDAKAHVDPEQDQIMVHGELVEYREFIYVMMNKPQGYISATEDDRLQTVLDLLEPEDAYMKPFPVGRLDRDTEGLLVLTNDGQLAHDVLAPKKHVPKTYYAVIDGAVDEVDIERFKQGVTLDDGYVTKPGELTILKSGTQSEIELIITEGKFHQVKRMFEAVGKKVVYLKRIAMGALLLDESLEPGEYREMTEEELVLMQKRS; this is encoded by the coding sequence ATGAGAATCGATAAATTACTCGCTAATTCCGGCTTTGGAAGTAGAAAGGATGTTAAGAAATTATTGAAATCAGGAGCGGTCCTCTGCAATGAGAAGAAAATCACGGATGCAAAGGCACATGTTGATCCTGAGCAAGACCAAATCATGGTTCATGGTGAATTGGTTGAATACAGGGAGTTTATATATGTCATGATGAATAAGCCGCAGGGCTATATTTCCGCGACAGAGGATGACCGCCTTCAGACGGTTCTTGATTTATTGGAACCTGAGGATGCTTACATGAAGCCATTCCCTGTCGGACGCCTTGACCGAGATACAGAGGGACTGCTTGTCCTGACCAATGACGGCCAGCTTGCTCATGATGTGCTCGCACCGAAAAAGCATGTGCCGAAGACCTATTATGCGGTCATTGATGGAGCGGTAGATGAAGTGGACATTGAACGGTTTAAACAAGGTGTAACCTTAGATGATGGATATGTAACAAAGCCTGGTGAGCTGACTATTCTTAAAAGCGGGACACAATCGGAAATCGAGCTGATTATTACAGAGGGCAAGTTCCATCAGGTGAAGCGGATGTTTGAAGCCGTAGGGAAAAAGGTTGTCTATTTAAAGCGAATTGCGATGGGTGCTCTTCTGCTTGATGAAAGCCTTGAGCCTGGTGAATATCGAGAGATGACAGAAGAGGAATTAGTGCTGATGCAAAAGCGCTCATGA
- a CDS encoding DeoR family transcriptional regulator — translation MKPSTNRMLTRIKSIYMFIVRNGTVTTQELVDEFGITPRTIQRDLNVLAYNELVVSPSRGKWTTTQKKVKLTS, via the coding sequence TTGAAACCTTCAACAAACCGTATGCTTACAAGAATTAAGTCCATTTACATGTTTATTGTTCGTAATGGTACCGTCACGACCCAAGAACTGGTCGATGAATTCGGTATTACTCCGCGCACGATTCAAAGGGACTTAAATGTGTTAGCTTATAACGAACTTGTTGTTAGTCCCAGTCGTGGAAAGTGGACCACCACCCAAAAGAAAGTTAAATTAACCTCGTAA
- the pepV gene encoding dipeptidase PepV, giving the protein MQINWQKEVEQRKEQLIQDTQRLLQIKSTLDEETATKEIPFGKGIKEALDFMLDLGEKDGFAVKNIDNYGAHLEMGQGDELLGILGHLDVVPEGDGWTTDPYSADIRNGRIYARGAMDDKGPTMAAYYAMKIVKDLGVDVNKRVRLILGTDEESDWRCMDHYFEKEETPTVGFVPDADFPIIYAEKGIADFTYEFDGSRMEGKEATLKSLSAGQRFNMVPEFAKAVITADSQYAGDWEKRYGDYCAENELTGTYTVKGQEITITLDGVSVHGMEPDLGVNAGLRLVDFLVTLPFEGDDFRFLTFVHNYLSKESRGRELGVAYHDEITKDLTINYGIISYEHGGKGKIAFNMRYPVTFDFDKGWSVLEKTAADHGFSIQMKTHLGPHHVDADSELVKTLQKIYEEHTGEKAELLAIGGGTYARAIKNAVAFGPLFPGREDVAHQKDEYIIIEDMLKATAMYAQAIYELTR; this is encoded by the coding sequence ATGCAAATTAATTGGCAAAAAGAAGTGGAACAAAGAAAAGAACAATTGATTCAGGATACGCAAAGATTGCTTCAAATTAAGAGCACACTTGATGAAGAAACGGCAACGAAGGAAATTCCATTCGGCAAAGGAATCAAGGAAGCGCTTGATTTCATGCTGGATCTTGGTGAAAAGGACGGCTTTGCGGTAAAAAATATTGATAATTATGGAGCCCATCTTGAAATGGGACAAGGAGATGAACTGCTCGGTATATTGGGTCATCTAGATGTTGTTCCAGAAGGAGATGGATGGACAACTGATCCTTATTCAGCTGATATTCGTAATGGCAGAATCTATGCACGGGGAGCCATGGATGATAAAGGACCGACAATGGCAGCCTATTATGCCATGAAAATTGTAAAAGACCTTGGCGTGGATGTTAATAAACGTGTCCGATTGATTCTTGGAACAGACGAAGAAAGTGATTGGCGCTGCATGGATCATTATTTTGAGAAAGAAGAGACGCCAACGGTTGGCTTTGTGCCAGATGCTGATTTCCCTATTATTTATGCAGAGAAAGGAATTGCTGATTTCACCTATGAATTCGATGGTTCTCGCATGGAAGGAAAAGAAGCTACCTTGAAGAGCCTTTCTGCCGGTCAGCGCTTTAATATGGTGCCTGAATTCGCTAAAGCAGTGATTACAGCTGACAGCCAATATGCCGGAGATTGGGAGAAGCGGTATGGCGACTATTGTGCAGAGAATGAATTGACTGGTACATATACGGTGAAAGGGCAGGAGATCACGATTACGCTTGATGGGGTATCTGTCCATGGAATGGAACCGGATCTAGGTGTTAATGCCGGCCTCCGGCTAGTGGACTTTTTAGTCACACTTCCATTTGAAGGGGATGATTTCCGCTTCCTGACATTCGTGCACAATTATTTAAGCAAGGAGTCAAGAGGACGTGAGCTTGGTGTTGCCTACCATGATGAGATTACGAAGGATCTAACAATCAATTATGGCATTATTTCATATGAACATGGCGGAAAAGGCAAAATCGCCTTTAATATGCGCTATCCTGTTACATTTGACTTTGATAAGGGCTGGTCTGTACTTGAGAAAACAGCGGCCGATCATGGATTCTCTATTCAAATGAAAACCCATTTAGGTCCTCATCATGTAGACGCGGATAGTGAGCTAGTCAAAACCCTTCAAAAAATATATGAGGAGCATACGGGAGAAAAGGCTGAACTGCTCGCAATCGGAGGAGGAACGTACGCACGTGCAATCAAGAATGCCGTAGCCTTTGGTCCTTTGTTCCCGGGAAGAGAAGATGTTGCCCATCAAAAGGATGAATACATCATTATTGAGGATATGTTAAAGGCGACAGCGATGTATGCTCAAGCCATATATGAATTAACGAGATAA
- the dat gene encoding D-amino-acid transaminase, translating to MSYIVFNGKLSKRETITIDIEDRGYQFGDGIYEVVRVYNGRLFTWQEHVDRLFASAEKIRMSIPYTKEEMKTIMESLIEKNQLSEGTIYLQLTRGIAPRNHAFPANDVKAVLVAYTRQSKRPADLMERGVDALVVPDKRWLHCDIKSLNLLGNVLAHQEALDAGCYEAILHRDGIITEGSHTNVSIVSNGTVYTHPANNLILNGISRMVMLKACESKSIPYEEKAFTVDDLSHADEVFITSTTLEITPVRMINGQPVGSGDRYPIIRKLQDAFIQEIEAECGPLH from the coding sequence ATGAGTTATATCGTTTTTAATGGAAAGCTTTCGAAAAGAGAGACAATCACCATTGATATCGAGGACCGCGGCTATCAGTTTGGCGATGGAATCTATGAGGTTGTCCGTGTCTATAATGGGCGATTGTTCACATGGCAGGAGCATGTAGACCGTCTTTTTGCAAGTGCAGAGAAGATTCGCATGTCCATTCCATATACGAAGGAAGAAATGAAGACGATAATGGAAAGCCTGATTGAGAAGAATCAATTGTCTGAAGGGACGATTTACTTACAGCTGACAAGGGGAATAGCACCAAGAAATCATGCCTTCCCAGCAAATGATGTAAAAGCAGTCCTAGTTGCCTATACACGGCAAAGCAAGAGACCAGCGGATTTGATGGAAAGGGGTGTTGATGCCTTGGTCGTACCTGACAAGCGTTGGCTTCATTGTGATATTAAGAGCCTGAACCTGCTCGGAAATGTATTGGCCCATCAAGAAGCCCTTGATGCGGGATGCTATGAAGCAATCCTTCATCGAGACGGAATCATTACAGAGGGAAGCCATACAAATGTGTCCATCGTGTCAAATGGGACTGTGTATACCCATCCAGCAAATAATCTTATCTTAAATGGAATCTCCCGCATGGTTATGCTTAAAGCATGTGAGAGCAAATCCATTCCTTATGAGGAAAAGGCTTTTACGGTTGATGATCTATCGCATGCTGACGAGGTGTTTATCACCTCTACGACGCTTGAGATTACGCCGGTACGAATGATCAATGGGCAGCCTGTCGGGTCAGGGGACCGATATCCGATTATACGGAAACTGCAGGATGCCTTTATACAGGAGATTGAGGCTGAGTGCGGCCCGCTCCATTAA
- the thpR gene encoding RNA 2',3'-cyclic phosphodiesterase yields the protein MNRRSHYFFALELPKECKRELNDWAGRAGDVYAFKSWVHPEDYHITLAFLGAAEQDKLKIALKLIEQKIAQYQPFLIEINGLGTFGQKDSPRILWADSEKSTMMQTVREMVYNACLEAGFELDTKPFVPHITLARRSKNKIEPGSITEWGSGLPRIEPCEIKNVVLYRTDTEKQPKYEPIVRFAIGK from the coding sequence ATGAACAGAAGAAGCCATTATTTCTTTGCGCTGGAATTACCGAAGGAATGTAAACGGGAATTGAATGATTGGGCAGGAAGAGCAGGGGATGTCTATGCCTTTAAAAGCTGGGTGCATCCAGAGGATTATCATATCACCTTAGCCTTTCTAGGGGCCGCTGAGCAGGACAAGCTCAAGATAGCATTAAAGCTCATTGAACAGAAGATTGCACAATATCAACCATTCTTGATTGAAATAAACGGGCTGGGAACATTTGGCCAGAAGGACAGTCCTCGTATCCTATGGGCAGATTCTGAGAAATCAACGATGATGCAGACTGTGCGGGAAATGGTATACAATGCCTGTCTTGAAGCGGGATTTGAACTAGATACGAAGCCTTTTGTTCCACATATAACGTTAGCAAGAAGGAGCAAGAATAAGATTGAACCAGGAAGCATTACGGAATGGGGAAGCGGGCTGCCTAGAATAGAACCATGCGAAATCAAGAATGTAGTCCTTTATCGGACGGATACAGAGAAACAGCCAAAGTATGAACCCATCGTGCGCTTTGCGATAGGAAAATGA
- a CDS encoding diacylglycerol/lipid kinase family protein gives MGKAEVRGDSLERRTYYFIINPAAKNAGSLKVWEKTKETLDREGISYSYAFTEYKGHGVALAREFLQSTGDAILVAVGGDGTIHEVANGAAGFPGVRIAYIPAGSGNDFARGEGIDSRPLQALSGLLHSNKVRPIDLGFYKTSSGKGYLLNSLGIGLDAAITEAVNQSRMKHYFNKLGAGKIIYLAYFLWKWMTYKPGEMEVEIDDESHSFTNTWLVNVSNHPYFGGGIKISPNAKPDDGVFHILVIHNIPRLKLLLMFSTVLWGGHLKLRGVDSFEGRTIRVTSSFEVPIQADGENVGAGEAFIEMKHHMVKLAVQGE, from the coding sequence ATGGGGAAAGCAGAAGTGAGAGGGGATTCTCTTGAACGAAGAACCTACTATTTCATTATTAATCCTGCCGCCAAAAATGCGGGTAGCTTAAAAGTCTGGGAGAAAACAAAGGAGACCCTTGATAGGGAAGGGATATCTTATTCTTATGCCTTTACTGAATATAAGGGACATGGTGTTGCACTGGCTAGAGAGTTTCTTCAAAGCACTGGAGATGCCATTCTTGTAGCTGTAGGGGGCGATGGCACTATTCATGAGGTCGCAAACGGTGCGGCCGGTTTCCCAGGAGTAAGGATTGCTTATATCCCTGCAGGGTCCGGTAATGACTTTGCAAGGGGTGAGGGAATTGATTCGCGCCCATTGCAGGCATTATCAGGTTTGCTTCATTCGAATAAGGTGAGACCTATTGACCTTGGATTTTATAAAACAAGCAGTGGTAAGGGTTATTTATTGAACAGTTTGGGTATTGGATTGGATGCGGCCATTACGGAAGCCGTTAACCAATCACGGATGAAACACTATTTTAATAAGCTTGGAGCGGGAAAAATCATCTACTTGGCCTACTTCCTGTGGAAGTGGATGACCTATAAACCAGGGGAGATGGAAGTGGAGATTGACGATGAGTCTCATTCGTTCACAAACACTTGGCTTGTGAATGTGTCAAATCATCCATATTTTGGCGGAGGCATTAAGATATCCCCGAATGCTAAACCAGATGACGGGGTCTTTCATATACTAGTCATACATAATATTCCGAGGCTTAAGCTCCTTTTAATGTTCAGTACGGTTCTTTGGGGAGGCCACTTAAAGCTTCGGGGTGTAGATTCATTTGAGGGAAGAACGATTCGTGTTACCTCCTCATTCGAAGTGCCGATTCAGGCTGATGGTGAGAATGTTGGAGCTGGCGAAGCTTTTATTGAGATGAAGCATCATATGGTCAAACTAGCAGTTCAAGGAGAGTGA
- the pulA gene encoding type I pullulanase encodes MNTLYTGRFSAFLDALDQITILIPHSYRVNEKLFFMLFFEGQRMGELRVDEVIQIEHYTKYICTAPFEVPLGEEYQIEDDKGMAFALQTGAVIRTPEFDEMYQYDGEDLGAIYEKEKTVFKVWAPTATNVKLKLINEFGTEKGTIPMHRGERGVWHLTVHQNLENHFYSYLVRVNYIWREATDPYAKAVSVNGQYSAVIDMSQYKKHDYSLPKLESPVDAIIYETHVRDFSHHHNSGMNAKGKYAAFSETATKTTKGYSSGIQYLQELGVTHIELMPVNDFAGVDETVIGKEYNWGYNPRHFFAPAGNYSAKPHVPGKRIEELKELIESVHQHGLGVIIDVVFNHVFQKEISNFEKIVPGYYFRYGANGMPSNGSGCGNDLASERFMVRKLIVSAVKYWLEFYQIDGFRFDLMGLLDLETMKEVEKTIHSIKPDAIIIGEGWDLPTALSGADKTTISNSHKIENVGFFNDKFRDSIKGSNFNLKDTGYVTGKEFSHEEFSQLVLNIGEDYPLGPEQSVNFVECHDNHTLWDRLQLANGAESNESRKRRHRFATSIAILSQGIPFLHSGQEFFRTKHGIENSYCSPDWINELNWDLREQNEETISYLRCLMAIRKSHGAFRLRSREEIETHAKMLDLSPACHSLLYDDVGEYGRWERLLVVYHHGEQPTEVELPGEQEWGMICGDCGYTAEQGVEMDIKHFTLEPLTTYVFVQNNCCSNT; translated from the coding sequence GTGAATACATTGTATACAGGCAGATTTTCGGCTTTTTTAGATGCCTTAGATCAAATTACCATCTTAATTCCTCACTCCTACCGGGTGAATGAAAAGCTATTCTTCATGCTTTTTTTTGAAGGGCAAAGAATGGGGGAGCTACGAGTTGATGAAGTCATTCAAATCGAACATTATACCAAGTACATATGCACAGCCCCATTCGAGGTACCACTTGGTGAAGAATATCAAATAGAAGACGACAAGGGAATGGCTTTTGCTCTCCAGACAGGTGCGGTTATCCGCACACCGGAGTTTGATGAAATGTATCAATATGATGGAGAGGATTTGGGCGCCATCTATGAGAAGGAAAAAACAGTCTTTAAGGTATGGGCACCAACAGCAACGAATGTAAAGCTTAAGCTGATTAATGAGTTTGGCACCGAAAAGGGAACCATACCGATGCATCGGGGAGAGCGGGGAGTATGGCACTTAACCGTCCATCAAAATTTAGAGAATCATTTCTATTCTTATTTGGTGAGAGTCAATTACATTTGGCGGGAAGCAACAGACCCTTATGCAAAGGCAGTTTCTGTCAATGGGCAATATAGTGCAGTCATTGACATGTCCCAATATAAGAAGCATGACTATTCATTGCCGAAGCTGGAAAGCCCGGTTGATGCCATCATCTATGAAACACATGTGCGCGATTTTTCTCATCATCATAATAGCGGCATGAATGCAAAAGGAAAATATGCGGCATTTAGTGAGACAGCGACAAAAACGACTAAGGGCTACTCAAGCGGAATCCAATATTTGCAGGAATTAGGGGTAACCCATATTGAGCTCATGCCGGTCAATGATTTTGCCGGAGTGGATGAGACTGTGATAGGCAAGGAATATAATTGGGGGTATAACCCGAGACATTTCTTTGCTCCGGCAGGGAATTACAGCGCAAAGCCCCATGTTCCTGGGAAACGGATTGAGGAATTAAAGGAACTGATTGAGAGCGTTCATCAGCATGGCTTAGGCGTTATTATTGATGTTGTCTTTAACCATGTTTTCCAGAAGGAAATCTCAAACTTTGAGAAAATTGTTCCAGGCTATTATTTCCGCTATGGTGCGAATGGGATGCCTTCCAATGGCAGCGGCTGCGGCAATGATCTCGCCTCCGAGCGTTTTATGGTAAGAAAGCTTATTGTATCTGCCGTTAAATATTGGCTGGAGTTCTACCAAATTGATGGATTCCGTTTTGATTTAATGGGCCTTCTTGATCTAGAGACTATGAAGGAGGTTGAAAAAACCATCCATTCCATTAAGCCGGATGCCATCATCATTGGAGAAGGATGGGACCTCCCGACCGCTCTATCGGGTGCTGATAAAACGACAATCAGCAATTCACACAAGATTGAAAATGTCGGTTTCTTTAACGATAAATTCAGGGATTCTATTAAAGGGAGTAATTTCAACCTGAAGGATACGGGCTATGTTACAGGGAAGGAATTCAGCCATGAGGAGTTCTCTCAACTTGTCCTAAACATTGGAGAGGATTATCCGCTCGGACCTGAGCAGTCCGTTAATTTTGTAGAATGCCATGATAACCATACCCTATGGGACCGCCTCCAGCTCGCAAACGGAGCAGAGTCAAATGAATCAAGAAAGAGGCGTCATCGCTTTGCCACGAGTATTGCCATCCTTTCGCAAGGGATTCCATTCCTGCATAGCGGCCAAGAATTCTTCCGGACGAAGCATGGTATTGAAAATAGCTATTGCTCACCAGATTGGATTAATGAGCTGAATTGGGATTTACGTGAGCAGAACGAGGAGACGATTTCATATTTAAGGTGCTTGATGGCTATTCGTAAAAGCCATGGGGCTTTCAGGCTCCGGAGCAGGGAAGAAATCGAAACCCATGCAAAAATGCTTGATCTGTCCCCAGCTTGCCACAGCCTGTTATATGATGATGTAGGCGAGTATGGAAGATGGGAGAGGCTTCTTGTTGTCTATCATCATGGGGAGCAGCCAACAGAGGTTGAACTTCCGGGGGAACAGGAATGGGGCATGATTTGCGGGGACTGCGGATATACAGCAGAACAGGGTGTCGAAATGGATATCAAGCATTTCACACTCGAGCCGTTAACAACGTATGTGTTTGTTCAGAATAATTGTTGTTCGAACACTTGA
- a CDS encoding phosphotransferase family protein, translating to MDYLGREWEITPAGGATGEAFIARHDEQKLFLKRNSSPFLAVLSAEGIVPKLIWTKRLENGDVITAQEWMNGRELTPAEMCEESVAELLQKIHQSTPLLNMLRRLGKTAQTPIQILASVKNSLDGELKEDKAIKETIHFLEQHVNDVKCDHYVVCHGDINHNNLLLCDQGNLYLVDWDEAIIADPAMDIGMLLYSYVEKDQWEQWLANYGLSLTPELRLRMKWFVLTQMIQTTALHKKKNRLADMNRCIEYLSFAQEY from the coding sequence ATGGATTATTTAGGGCGAGAATGGGAGATAACACCTGCCGGAGGAGCGACAGGCGAAGCATTCATTGCCAGGCATGATGAGCAGAAGCTATTTTTAAAGAGAAATTCTTCTCCTTTCTTAGCTGTGCTGTCGGCCGAGGGAATTGTGCCAAAGCTTATCTGGACAAAGAGATTAGAGAATGGTGATGTGATTACAGCCCAGGAATGGATGAATGGAAGGGAACTGACTCCCGCAGAGATGTGTGAAGAATCAGTTGCAGAATTACTGCAGAAGATCCATCAATCCACACCTTTGTTAAATATGCTCCGACGCCTAGGAAAAACAGCCCAAACGCCTATTCAAATCCTGGCTTCCGTGAAGAACTCTCTTGATGGAGAGCTCAAGGAAGACAAAGCCATAAAGGAAACGATTCATTTCCTAGAACAGCATGTGAATGATGTGAAGTGTGATCATTATGTTGTTTGCCATGGAGATATTAATCATAATAACTTGCTTTTATGTGATCAAGGGAACCTATACCTCGTTGACTGGGACGAAGCAATCATTGCTGACCCTGCCATGGATATAGGAATGCTCTTATATTCATATGTAGAGAAGGACCAATGGGAGCAGTGGCTGGCGAATTATGGCTTAAGCCTTACCCCGGAATTACGATTGCGGATGAAATGGTTTGTCCTCACTCAAATGATCCAAACAACGGCCCTGCACAAAAAGAAAAACCGGCTCGCTGATATGAACCGGTGTATTGAATACTTATCCTTCGCTCAGGAATATTGA
- a CDS encoding YtzH-like family protein, whose amino-acid sequence MPLSQNHSWMLLKDILNNHQEDCCGSQSECEQLERTVTSLMRQPSVDEATMSVLQEIYQYSQSGIHAANLENHIESHQQKLAGWVEDITQYS is encoded by the coding sequence ATGCCCCTGTCACAAAATCACAGTTGGATGCTTCTTAAAGATATATTGAACAATCATCAGGAGGATTGCTGCGGTTCTCAATCAGAATGCGAACAGCTGGAGAGGACGGTAACTTCACTGATGAGGCAGCCTAGTGTTGATGAGGCTACCATGTCGGTGCTGCAAGAGATTTACCAATACAGCCAAAGCGGCATCCATGCCGCCAATCTGGAAAATCATATTGAATCTCATCAACAGAAACTTGCAGGCTGGGTTGAGGATATCACTCAATATTCCTGA
- the trmB gene encoding tRNA (guanosine(46)-N7)-methyltransferase TrmB, translating into MRQRYKPWAKEKLQNNPYFCIQEPAKHKGAWSEVFGNTNPIHIEVGTGKGQFINGMAQQNPDINYIGIELADRVIVTALDRLLESNLPNVKLLNVNALELPDIFAEGEVSRVYLNFSDPWPKTRHEKRRLTYKTFLDLYKGILPEHGEIHFKTDNRGLFEYSLVSFSHYGMKLNYVSLDLHNSDFEGNVMTEYEQKFSAKGNPIYRCEAAF; encoded by the coding sequence TTGAGACAACGTTATAAACCGTGGGCAAAGGAGAAACTCCAAAATAACCCATATTTCTGCATACAGGAACCAGCAAAGCACAAAGGCGCATGGTCTGAAGTGTTTGGAAATACGAATCCTATCCATATCGAGGTTGGAACAGGAAAAGGCCAATTCATTAATGGCATGGCCCAACAAAATCCTGATATCAACTATATCGGCATCGAGCTTGCAGACCGCGTCATCGTTACGGCGCTTGATCGTTTGCTTGAATCCAATCTGCCGAACGTGAAGCTGCTTAATGTGAATGCGCTTGAGCTTCCGGATATTTTCGCCGAGGGAGAGGTATCACGCGTATATTTGAACTTCTCCGATCCATGGCCGAAAACACGCCACGAGAAGAGAAGACTTACGTATAAGACTTTTCTTGACTTATATAAAGGAATTTTGCCGGAACATGGAGAAATTCATTTTAAGACAGATAATCGCGGACTGTTCGAATATTCCCTTGTCAGCTTTTCGCACTATGGTATGAAATTGAACTATGTCAGCCTTGATTTACACAATAGTGACTTTGAAGGAAATGTCATGACGGAATATGAACAGAAATTCTCCGCGAAGGGCAACCCTATCTATCGCTGTGAGGCAGCCTTTTAA